Proteins from a genomic interval of Scylla paramamosain isolate STU-SP2022 chromosome 26, ASM3559412v1, whole genome shotgun sequence:
- the LOC135113788 gene encoding uncharacterized protein LOC135113788 isoform X7, with translation MQQLCLSLLVSDPIEPPPKEAPPKATEEEGSVVILDAKLFYKQQEKEVAEKIKESLAVTEYAKPSSALVLSGVSSSVVQDTVFEMQLSFTVLDTEGAPTSDLGHKSDPWQVTASLLGGPPGAILMGTTTVPNRNGTAIFTNLSVSKPGEGYNLTFTITYPSYAPALTTTLEGTFSLTKMSAAMVLQQPSIVQAGQPTTITVHFVDKDSGLVLNGLAFKDWWCIPHIWSSRSTPWSSPCTPICSDGSSWRVWRMW, from the exons ATGCAGcaactgtgcctctctctcttg gtGAGTGACCCCATCGAGCCACCACCCAAGGAAGCccctccaaaggccacagaggaggaaggcagtgttGTCATTCTGGATGCCAAGCTGTTCTacaagcagcaggagaaggaggtggcagAGAAGATCAAGGAGAGCCTGGCAGTGACTGAGTATGCCAAGCCATCCAGTGCAttggtgctgagtggtgtgTCCAGCAGTGTGGTGCAGGACACAGTGTTTGAAATGCAGCTGTCCTTTACTGTGCTGgatacagag gGTGCACCCACCAGTGACCTGGGCCACAAGAGTGATCCCTGGCAGGTCACAGCAAGTCTCTTGGGAGGTCCGCCAGGTGCCATCCTCATGGGCACCACAACAGTTCCCAACAGGAATGGCACTGCCATCTTCACCAACCTGTCTGTCAGCAAGCCCGGGGAAGGCTACAAcctcactttcaccatcacctaCCCCAGCTATGCTccagccctcaccaccaccctggaGGGGACCTTCAG CTTGACAAAGATGAGTGCAGCAATGGTCCTGCAGCAGCCCAGCATAGTGCAGGCCGGacaacccaccaccatcactgttcaCTTTGTTGACAAGGACTCTGGCTTGGTGCTTAATGGCCTGGCTTTCAag GACTGGTGGTGTATCCCTCACATCTGGTCATCAAGGAGTACCCCATGGTCAAGTCCTTGCACACCGATCTGTTCTGATGGAAGCAGTTGGAGGGTGTGGAGGATGTGGTGA
- the LOC135113788 gene encoding uncharacterized protein LOC135113788 isoform X3 gives MQQLCLSLLVSDPIEPPPKEAPPKATEEEGSVVILDAKLFYKQQEKEVAEKIKESLAVTEYAKPSSALVLSGVSSSVVQDTVFEMQLSFTVLDTEGAPTSDLGHKSDPWQVTASLLGGPPGAILMGTTTVPNRNGTAIFTNLSVSKPGEGYNLTFTITYPSYAPALTTTLEGTFSLTKMSAAMVLQQPSIVQAGQPTTITVHFVDKDSGLVLNGLAFKARHLWANCWQRLLRDTLRLSRGMPRLVVYPSHLVIKEYPMVKSLHTDLF, from the exons ATGCAGcaactgtgcctctctctcttg gtGAGTGACCCCATCGAGCCACCACCCAAGGAAGCccctccaaaggccacagaggaggaaggcagtgttGTCATTCTGGATGCCAAGCTGTTCTacaagcagcaggagaaggaggtggcagAGAAGATCAAGGAGAGCCTGGCAGTGACTGAGTATGCCAAGCCATCCAGTGCAttggtgctgagtggtgtgTCCAGCAGTGTGGTGCAGGACACAGTGTTTGAAATGCAGCTGTCCTTTACTGTGCTGgatacagag gGTGCACCCACCAGTGACCTGGGCCACAAGAGTGATCCCTGGCAGGTCACAGCAAGTCTCTTGGGAGGTCCGCCAGGTGCCATCCTCATGGGCACCACAACAGTTCCCAACAGGAATGGCACTGCCATCTTCACCAACCTGTCTGTCAGCAAGCCCGGGGAAGGCTACAAcctcactttcaccatcacctaCCCCAGCTATGCTccagccctcaccaccaccctggaGGGGACCTTCAG CTTGACAAAGATGAGTGCAGCAATGGTCCTGCAGCAGCCCAGCATAGTGCAGGCCGGacaacccaccaccatcactgttcaCTTTGTTGACAAGGACTCTGGCTTGGTGCTTAATGGCCTGGCTTTCAag gcCAGACATTTGTGGGCAAACTGCTGGCAAAGACTGCTGAGGGACACTTTGAGGTTATCCAGAGGTATGCCaa GACTGGTGGTGTATCCCTCACATCTGGTCATCAAGGAGTACCCCATGGTCAAGTCCTTGCACACCGATCTGTTCTGA
- the LOC135113788 gene encoding uncharacterized protein LOC135113788 isoform X5, protein MQQLCLSLLVSDPIEPPPKEAPPKATEEEGSVVILDAKLFYKQQEKEVAEKIKESLAVTEYAKPSSALVLSGVSSSVVQDTVFEMQLSFTVLDTEGAPTSDLGHKSDPWQVTASLLGGPPGAILMGTTTVPNRNGTAIFTNLSVSKPGEGYNLTFTITYPSYAPALTTTLEGTFSLTKMSAAMVLQQPSIVQAGQPTTITVHFVDKDSGLVLNGLAFKARHLWANCWQRLLRDTLRLSRGLVVYPSHLVIKEYPMVKSLHTDLF, encoded by the exons ATGCAGcaactgtgcctctctctcttg gtGAGTGACCCCATCGAGCCACCACCCAAGGAAGCccctccaaaggccacagaggaggaaggcagtgttGTCATTCTGGATGCCAAGCTGTTCTacaagcagcaggagaaggaggtggcagAGAAGATCAAGGAGAGCCTGGCAGTGACTGAGTATGCCAAGCCATCCAGTGCAttggtgctgagtggtgtgTCCAGCAGTGTGGTGCAGGACACAGTGTTTGAAATGCAGCTGTCCTTTACTGTGCTGgatacagag gGTGCACCCACCAGTGACCTGGGCCACAAGAGTGATCCCTGGCAGGTCACAGCAAGTCTCTTGGGAGGTCCGCCAGGTGCCATCCTCATGGGCACCACAACAGTTCCCAACAGGAATGGCACTGCCATCTTCACCAACCTGTCTGTCAGCAAGCCCGGGGAAGGCTACAAcctcactttcaccatcacctaCCCCAGCTATGCTccagccctcaccaccaccctggaGGGGACCTTCAG CTTGACAAAGATGAGTGCAGCAATGGTCCTGCAGCAGCCCAGCATAGTGCAGGCCGGacaacccaccaccatcactgttcaCTTTGTTGACAAGGACTCTGGCTTGGTGCTTAATGGCCTGGCTTTCAag gcCAGACATTTGTGGGCAAACTGCTGGCAAAGACTGCTGAGGGACACTTTGAGGTTATCCAGAG GACTGGTGGTGTATCCCTCACATCTGGTCATCAAGGAGTACCCCATGGTCAAGTCCTTGCACACCGATCTGTTCTGA
- the LOC135113788 gene encoding uncharacterized protein LOC135113788 isoform X6, whose amino-acid sequence MQQLCLSLLVSDPIEPPPKEAPPKATEEEGSVVILDAKLFYKQQEKEVAEKIKESLAVTEYAKPSSALVLSGVSSSVVQDTVFEMQLSFTVLDTEGAPTSDLGHKSDPWQVTASLLGGPPGAILMGTTTVPNRNGTAIFTNLSVSKPGEGYNLTFTITYPSYAPALTTTLEGTFSLTKMSAAMVLQQPSIVQAGQPTTITVHFVDKDSGLVLNGLAFKARHLWANCWQRLLRDTLRLSRGCMYQMRPCQCSPLRTSYLRRQT is encoded by the exons ATGCAGcaactgtgcctctctctcttg gtGAGTGACCCCATCGAGCCACCACCCAAGGAAGCccctccaaaggccacagaggaggaaggcagtgttGTCATTCTGGATGCCAAGCTGTTCTacaagcagcaggagaaggaggtggcagAGAAGATCAAGGAGAGCCTGGCAGTGACTGAGTATGCCAAGCCATCCAGTGCAttggtgctgagtggtgtgTCCAGCAGTGTGGTGCAGGACACAGTGTTTGAAATGCAGCTGTCCTTTACTGTGCTGgatacagag gGTGCACCCACCAGTGACCTGGGCCACAAGAGTGATCCCTGGCAGGTCACAGCAAGTCTCTTGGGAGGTCCGCCAGGTGCCATCCTCATGGGCACCACAACAGTTCCCAACAGGAATGGCACTGCCATCTTCACCAACCTGTCTGTCAGCAAGCCCGGGGAAGGCTACAAcctcactttcaccatcacctaCCCCAGCTATGCTccagccctcaccaccaccctggaGGGGACCTTCAG CTTGACAAAGATGAGTGCAGCAATGGTCCTGCAGCAGCCCAGCATAGTGCAGGCCGGacaacccaccaccatcactgttcaCTTTGTTGACAAGGACTCTGGCTTGGTGCTTAATGGCCTGGCTTTCAag gcCAGACATTTGTGGGCAAACTGCTGGCAAAGACTGCTGAGGGACACTTTGAGGTTATCCAGAG GCTGTATGTACCAGATGAGGCCGTGTCAATGCTCACCTTTGAGAACGTCATATTTGAGGCGCCAGACGTGA
- the LOC135113788 gene encoding uncharacterized protein LOC135113788 isoform X4: protein MQQLCLSLLVSDPIEPPPKEAPPKATEEEGSVVILDAKLFYKQQEKEVAEKIKESLAVTEYAKPSSALVLSGVSSSVVQDTVFEMQLSFTVLDTEGAPTSDLGHKSDPWQVTASLLGGPPGAILMGTTTVPNRNGTAIFTNLSVSKPGEGYNLTFTITYPSYAPALTTTLEGTFSLTKMSAAMVLQQPSIVQAGQPTTITVHFVDKDSGLVLNGLAFKARHLWANCWQRLLRDTLRLSRGMPSCMYQMRPCQCSPLRTSYLRRQT from the exons ATGCAGcaactgtgcctctctctcttg gtGAGTGACCCCATCGAGCCACCACCCAAGGAAGCccctccaaaggccacagaggaggaaggcagtgttGTCATTCTGGATGCCAAGCTGTTCTacaagcagcaggagaaggaggtggcagAGAAGATCAAGGAGAGCCTGGCAGTGACTGAGTATGCCAAGCCATCCAGTGCAttggtgctgagtggtgtgTCCAGCAGTGTGGTGCAGGACACAGTGTTTGAAATGCAGCTGTCCTTTACTGTGCTGgatacagag gGTGCACCCACCAGTGACCTGGGCCACAAGAGTGATCCCTGGCAGGTCACAGCAAGTCTCTTGGGAGGTCCGCCAGGTGCCATCCTCATGGGCACCACAACAGTTCCCAACAGGAATGGCACTGCCATCTTCACCAACCTGTCTGTCAGCAAGCCCGGGGAAGGCTACAAcctcactttcaccatcacctaCCCCAGCTATGCTccagccctcaccaccaccctggaGGGGACCTTCAG CTTGACAAAGATGAGTGCAGCAATGGTCCTGCAGCAGCCCAGCATAGTGCAGGCCGGacaacccaccaccatcactgttcaCTTTGTTGACAAGGACTCTGGCTTGGTGCTTAATGGCCTGGCTTTCAag gcCAGACATTTGTGGGCAAACTGCTGGCAAAGACTGCTGAGGGACACTTTGAGGTTATCCAGAGGTATGCCaa GCTGTATGTACCAGATGAGGCCGTGTCAATGCTCACCTTTGAGAACGTCATATTTGAGGCGCCAGACGTGA
- the LOC135113788 gene encoding uncharacterized protein LOC135113788 isoform X8: protein MDRGWCAGCMYQEQISTFFSVVATGMTYEMAMTSMPLQVLRLHLPHSPSSEAVVLLIYPKPQRYDTYVDGVFVPPANLNTSAAGYKLLPENPTHPQAFLPMLDNAMGTSFFQRSAKLVHVVLCEGHILDIKTMPMITLTSGLMVKEDEFYEQNVVLNLASLFEVSPDNIRVISVMQELSKRQQGRLEAEVASAHTTSLNGEEEEGAIGGEVIPYKKLVQSLEKAVNRFQDGSCSNCASLSW, encoded by the exons atggacagaggcTGGTGTGCTGGCTGCATGTATCAGGAGCAAATCTCAACCTTCTTCTCCGTTGTGGCAACAGGGATGACATATGAGATGGCCATGACCAGCATGCCCCTTCAG GTGCTGCGTCTGCACCTGCCACACAGTCCATCCTCTGAGGCCGTTGTCCTGCTCATCTACCCAAAGCCTCAGCGTTATGACACCTATGTGGATGGTGTCTTTGTTCCCCCAGCCAACCTCAACACCTCTGCAGCCGGCTACAAGCTGTTGCCTGAGAACCCCACCCATCCTCAGGCTTTCCTTCCCATGTTGGACAAT GCAATGGGGACCAGCTTCTTCCAGCGCAGTGCTAAGTTGGTCCATGTGGTGCTGTGTGAAGGCCACATCCTTGACATCAAGACCATGCCCATGATCACCCTCACCAGTGGTCtcatggtgaaggaagatgagtttTATGAGCAGAACGTGGTGTTGAATCTGGCCAGCCTGTTTGAGGTATCCCCAGACAACATCAGGGTCATCAGTGTTATGCAGGAGCTCTCCAAGAGACAGCAGGGAAGGCTGGAG GCTGAAGTGGCCAGCGCTCACACTACAAGCCTgaatggcgaggaggaggagggagcaattggtggggaggtgattcccTACAAGAAGCTGGTGCAGAGTCTGGAGAAGGCCGTCAATAGATTCCAGGATGGATCATGCAGcaactgtgcctctctctcttg gtGA